GCGCTGACGCAGGAGCGCCAGTCCGGGGCGCGGAGGACGGCGACCACGCCGACCTCCTGCAGACGGCGGACGGTACCGGTCGGTGTCGGGGGGCTGGTCGGTGTCGTCATCGGGTGACCTCTCGGACTCGGTGGGAGGGTGGACGACCGGCCAGGACGGCCAGCACGTCGTCGACGGCCATGGTGCCCATCAGGTCGATGGCCTGCACGGTCTGGGCCGCGCTGTGCGGGGTGAGCAGGACCCGGTCGCGGAGGTCCTCGGCCAGCAGCGGGCCCGGGACGTCGCGGCCCTCGCCCTGCAGGGTGTCGGCAGCGTAGCCGCCGAGCCGGCCCGCGCGCAGGGCGTCGGCCACGGCGTGCTCGTCGACCAGGTCGGCCCGGGCCGTGTTGACCAGCAGCGCGGAGGGTCGCAGCAGACCGAGCAGGCGCCGGTCGACCACCGTGGCCCCGCCGGGGACGTGCAGGCTGACCAGGTCCGCGCGGCGGGCCAGCTCCTCCAGCCCCACCAGCGGCAGGTCGCCGGCCTCGTCGAGGAAGGGGTCGTGGCCCACGACGCTGCACCCGAGGGCCGCCACCCGCGAGGCGAACGCCCGGCCCACCCGCCCGGCCCCGACCACGCCGACGGTCAGGGCGGAGAGCTCGCGACCGCGTCGCGGGGACCAGTCCCCGCCGCGCACCGCCCGGTCACCGGGGGCGACCTGGCGCAGGACGGCCAGGGCCAGGGCCAGCGCGTGGTCGGCCACGGCACCGGTGTTGGCCCCCGGGGTGTGGGTGACCACGACACCCCGCTCCGCGGCGGCGGCCAGGTCGACGGCGTCCACCCCGACCCCGTAGCGGGCCAGCACCCGCAGCCCCGGTGCGGCGTCGAGGTGCTCGGCGGTGACCGGCCCGACCCCGGCCACCCAGGCCGAGGCCCCGGCCAGGGTGTCGCGGCAGGCGTCCAACGGGTGGTCCGGGGGGAGCCGCCGCACCGTGCACCCGGCCACCCGGAGCCGGTCGAGCAGGTCGACCTCGCCGGAGGAGAAGGACCGGCTGGAGACGACGACCAGCGGAGCGGTCACCCGTCGCCCCGGGGGAAGGTCGGCTCGAGGGCCCGGTACAGCGCGGACCAGCGCGGCAGGGCGGCCGCGAAGGCCTCGGTCCGGTCCAGGGAGGGCTCGAAGCGGGCGGTCTCGCGGGCCAGTCCCCGGGCGGCGGTGACGTCGTCCAGCAACCCGGCGCCCACCCCGGCGACCACGGCCGCCCCCAGCGAGTTGGCCTCGTCGACCACGTCACGACGCACCACCGGGGTGCCGAAGGCGTCGGCGAAGAGCTGCAGCCACAGGTCGCTGCGGGCCCCGCCGCCGATGGCGGTGACCTGGCCCACGTCGGCGCCGCAGTCGCGGAACGCCTGGACGCAGGTGAGCAGGTTGAGCACCACCCCCTCCAGCACCGCACGCACCAGGTGGCCCCGGCCGTGGGCGCGGGTCAGCCCGAGGAAGGCCCCGCGGGCGTCGGGCTCCCAGTGCGGGCTCCGCTCGCCGAGCAGGTGGGGGAGGAAGTGCAGGTGGTCGTCCAGGGCGGTGGCCCCGGCCGCCTCGGCCAGCAGCGCGCTGATCCGGGTGCCGTCGGTGCCGGGCTCCAGCACCTCACCGACCCACTGCAGGGAGCCGGCGCCGGCGACCATGGTGGCGGTGGGCACGAAGAGGCCGGGGACGACGTGGTTGAAGGTCATGGTGCGCATGCCCGGGTCGTGCAGCGGCGCGGTGGCGGCGAAGGACACCCAGGAGGAGGAGCCGAGGTAGAGGTAGGCGCCGTCCTCCGGTGTCACCACGCCGGCGCCGACGGCGGCCATCGGGCCGTCCCCGCCGCCGAGCACCACCGGGGTGCCCGCGAGCAGGCCCACCTCCTCGGCGACGGCGGCCCGCACCCCGCCGACGACCGTGGCCGAGGGCACGACCCGCGGCATCAGCGCGGGGTCGAGGTCGGCGGCGGCGAGCAGCCGTCCGGACCAGGTGCCGGTGCGCTGGTCGAAGGCGTTGGTGGACGAGGCGTCGGACGGGTCGGTGACCAGCTCCCCGGTGAGCCGGGCCACGACGTGGTCCTTGGCCTGGCAGACAGCGGTGGTGCGGGCGAAGGCCTCCGGCTCGGAGTCGCGGACCCAGGCCACCTTGGTGAGTGAGTAGGTGGGGTTGAGCCGGTGCCCGGTGATGGCGTAGGTGTCCTCCACCGGCACCGAGCGGGCGATCCGGTCGGCCTGGGCCGAGGAGCGGTGGTCGGCCCAGATCAGCGCGGGACGGACGGGGCGGTGCGCCCGGTCCAGCAGCACCGCTCCCATCATCTGCCCCGAGAGCCCGACCACCGCGACCTGGTCCGGTGCGGTGCCGGTCTCGGCGAGCAGCCGACGGGTGGCCTCGCAGCAGGCGCGCCACCAGTCCTCGGGGTCCTGCTCGACGACGCCACCGGGGGCGTAGCGGGTGGGGTAGCCCACGGTCACGGCGGCCACCAGGTGGCCGTCGTCGGTGTGCAGGGAGGCCTTGTCCCCGGTGGTACCGAGGTCGTGGGCGAGGATCACCTCAGCCCCCGTAGGGCACGAGCTCGAAGGCGTCGCCCAGGCGCACCGCCCGCGCCCCCATCCCGTGGTCCAGCACCCACTGGTAGTCGTGGCCGGCGCTGCCGGGGTAGACGGCCAGGAAGCGGTAGGGCTCGTCG
The sequence above is a segment of the Auraticoccus monumenti genome. Coding sequences within it:
- a CDS encoding NAD(P)-dependent oxidoreductase, giving the protein MTAPLVVVSSRSFSSGEVDLLDRLRVAGCTVRRLPPDHPLDACRDTLAGASAWVAGVGPVTAEHLDAAPGLRVLARYGVGVDAVDLAAAAERGVVVTHTPGANTGAVADHALALALAVLRQVAPGDRAVRGGDWSPRRGRELSALTVGVVGAGRVGRAFASRVAALGCSVVGHDPFLDEAGDLPLVGLEELARRADLVSLHVPGGATVVDRRLLGLLRPSALLVNTARADLVDEHAVADALRAGRLGGYAADTLQGEGRDVPGPLLAEDLRDRVLLTPHSAAQTVQAIDLMGTMAVDDVLAVLAGRPPSHRVREVTR
- the xylB gene encoding xylulokinase, whose translation is MILAHDLGTTGDKASLHTDDGHLVAAVTVGYPTRYAPGGVVEQDPEDWWRACCEATRRLLAETGTAPDQVAVVGLSGQMMGAVLLDRAHRPVRPALIWADHRSSAQADRIARSVPVEDTYAITGHRLNPTYSLTKVAWVRDSEPEAFARTTAVCQAKDHVVARLTGELVTDPSDASSTNAFDQRTGTWSGRLLAAADLDPALMPRVVPSATVVGGVRAAVAEEVGLLAGTPVVLGGGDGPMAAVGAGVVTPEDGAYLYLGSSSWVSFAATAPLHDPGMRTMTFNHVVPGLFVPTATMVAGAGSLQWVGEVLEPGTDGTRISALLAEAAGATALDDHLHFLPHLLGERSPHWEPDARGAFLGLTRAHGRGHLVRAVLEGVVLNLLTCVQAFRDCGADVGQVTAIGGGARSDLWLQLFADAFGTPVVRRDVVDEANSLGAAVVAGVGAGLLDDVTAARGLARETARFEPSLDRTEAFAAALPRWSALYRALEPTFPRGDG